One Thermoanaerobaculia bacterium DNA segment encodes these proteins:
- the ftsY gene encoding signal recognition particle-docking protein FtsY produces MTEERGAGAPAPTGLWQKLRNGLARTQARLAERVGVALDLKPKLDEVTLTDLEEALIGADLGLGTVELLLGRLRERVRRADLGTEGRLRQLLAEEVELLLREGAAEAARAGTGGDEVGNFDGRPGPRLTLVVGVNGAGKTTSIAKLARRSQLRGEKVLLAAADTFRAAAIEQLVIWGERLGVEVVRQAAGSDPAAVVFDAIMAARARRVDHLIVDTAGRLHNKEHLMNELAKIRRIVEREAAGWPIRTLLVLDATTGQNALVQAREFLRVAAVDAVLLSKLDGTARGGMVVAVVRELKVPVLYLGVGEAPEDLVDFDPREFATALVS; encoded by the coding sequence ATGACCGAGGAGAGGGGGGCAGGGGCACCGGCGCCGACGGGGCTCTGGCAGAAGCTCCGGAACGGACTGGCGCGCACCCAGGCGCGGCTCGCCGAACGCGTCGGGGTGGCTCTCGACCTCAAACCGAAGCTCGACGAGGTCACCCTGACGGACCTCGAAGAGGCGCTGATCGGCGCCGACCTCGGGCTCGGCACGGTGGAGCTGCTGCTCGGACGGCTGCGTGAGCGCGTGCGCCGTGCCGACCTGGGGACGGAGGGCCGCTTGCGCCAGCTGCTCGCGGAAGAGGTCGAGCTCCTGCTGCGGGAGGGCGCCGCCGAGGCGGCCCGCGCCGGAACGGGCGGCGACGAGGTCGGGAATTTCGACGGCCGGCCGGGCCCCCGGCTGACGCTGGTGGTCGGAGTGAACGGCGCCGGCAAGACGACTTCGATCGCCAAGCTCGCGCGGCGCAGCCAGCTGCGCGGCGAGAAGGTCCTGCTGGCGGCCGCGGACACCTTCCGCGCGGCGGCGATCGAACAGCTGGTGATCTGGGGCGAGCGGCTCGGCGTCGAGGTCGTCCGCCAGGCAGCCGGATCCGATCCGGCGGCGGTGGTCTTCGACGCGATCATGGCGGCGCGGGCGCGCCGGGTGGACCACCTCATCGTCGATACCGCCGGGCGGCTCCACAACAAGGAGCACCTGATGAACGAGCTGGCGAAGATCCGGCGCATCGTCGAGCGCGAAGCCGCCGGCTGGCCGATTCGCACGCTGCTCGTTCTCGATGCCACGACCGGACAGAACGCCCTGGTCCAGGCGCGCGAGTTCCTGCGTGTCGCCGCAGTGGACGCCGTGCTGCTCTCCAAGCTCGATGGAACGGCGCGCGGCGGCATGGTCGTTGCCGTGGTGCGGGAGCTCAAGGTTCCGGTGCTCTACCTCGGGGTCGGCGAGGCGCCGGAGGACTTGGTCGATTTCGATCCCCGGGAGTTCGCCACTGCCCTCGTCTCCTGA